GTGAAGATGAAACCACCGATGACGAGCAGTCTATAAATTCCCGCTTGCAATTCAACCAAAAACTTTTTAAACAATTGGTACAATGGAACACCTTATTTGAAACCAATTCTGGCACTTTACCACAACAAGATTTCACGTATGTTGAAGTAGAACCCGGACAAGGCACTTATACCTGGATTGATTACAACGAAAACGGCATTCAGGAGTTAGAGGAATTTGAAATTGCCCAATTTCAAGACCAAGGCAAATACATTCGTGTGCTGTTACCCAATCGGGTTTATATAAAAACGCATCAAAATAGGCTGAGTCAGACGCTTACCGTTAATCCAGCGCAGTGGTCGGTCTCCGAAAATAAAACACAAAAATTCTGGTCGCATTTTTACAACCAAACTAGTTATTTGATAGATAGAAAATTAAAACGCGATGGCAGTAGTTTTAACTTAAATCCTTTTGAAAATAGTGAAGAAAACCAATTAGGACTTCAATTAAATTTTAGGAATGTCTTGTTTTTTAATCGTGGAAAGCAACATTTTACAACATCTTACACCTACCTTTCAAACAAAACCCGCAACATTTTATCTATTGGATTTGTTGAAAATGGATTGAAAAGCCATCAATTTAATTTCAATCATAAATTTGCCGAAAGTTGGTTGATAACACTTCAATCTGATTTTGAAAAAAATGAAAGCTTAAGTCAAAATTTCGCAAGTAAAAATTACTATTTTGATGAAACCCGATTAAACCCAAAATTATCCTATTTATTTAATGACAATTCGCGTTTCGATCTCTTCTACCAATATGCCAGTAAAGAAAATACCATTGGTGGTTTAGAAACTTTAAAACAACAAAAATACGGGACTTCATTTACGTTTTCTGGTAATCAAAAAAATTCTATTATTGGCGAGTTTAACTTTTTCTCCAATAAATTTGATGGCAATACTAACACACCCGTTTCATATCAAATGTTGGAAGGTTTGCAACCTGGCAAAAACTTTACTTGGAGTGTATTGGCACAAAAAAAACTAACTGATTTCTTAGACCTAAACCTAAGTTATTTTGGTAGAAAAACCGAAACCAGCAAAACCATTCATACAGGAATGGTACAATTGAAAGCTTATTTTTAATCCTGCAAGGTTTTAAAAACCTTGAAAAACCTTGCAGGAAAAGCTAAAACCTTGCAGGAAAAGTTAATACATCTATTTTTTCAAAAACCGACATGATAACTTTTACAGCTTCTATATAAAATTCTGGTTGAATATTTTCGTAATCATCGGTTGGTTCGTGGTAATCTTCATGGTCATCAACACCAAAATATAAAAATGGAATCTTTTTTTTGTGAAAAGAGGCGTGATCGGACGCATGGGTCCAATTGTCTTTCCAGTTACCTTCATCATGTCCTGTTAAAAAATTTATTTTATTTGAATATTTATGATTTGAAATCACCTTTTTCAAAGTTTCATTATAAACAGTACCGACAACAAATAGTTCATTTTTATCACTTCTGCTAATCATATCCATATTAAGGTTTACGATGATTTGTTTTAAGGGAATAATAGAATGATTTACAAAATACTTAGACCCTTGAAGTCCTAATTCTTCGGCATCAAAAGCAGCTAAAACAACCGAATGTTTGGGTGGGTTGTTTTTAAAATATTCAGCAAAACTAAACAAGGCACTTACTCCCGAAGCGTCATCATCTGCACCATTATATATTTGCCCATTCTTAATACCTTCATGGTCGTAATGTGCACTAATAACTATGTATTTATCTGGATATAAGGATCCTTTTATTAATCCTAAAACATTAACGCCATTATGATGCTTTCCTTCATGGAAAAATGAAAAGGGTTGTCCATAACGTTTCCCTAACGGTAAAACATGACCAGCAGAAAACTGATTGACAATGTATTTTTTTGCTTTTTCCCCGCCTTTTGTTCCTGTTTTTCGTCCTTCAAATGCATCAGATGATAGGGCTTTAATATGTTGAAGGAGCATAGATTCGTCAAACAAAGATGTTTTGGAATTATTAGGATGCATCATTTGTGCATGACACGCCGTACCCAAAAAATATCCCAACACAAAAAAGCAAACAAGTTTCTTCATTTTATAAATTTAATAACCAAATCTAAATAAAAAACCCAAGCTTTTGCTTGGGTCTTATAAATTATCGATGAAAGGGAATTATTATGATAAGCTCGCTTTCATTAATTCTCTATTCATACGAGCTATGTTCTCTAATGAAATGTCTTTTGGACATTCAATTTCGCAGGCACCTGTATTGGTACAGTTTCCAAAACCTTCCAA
This genomic window from Mariniflexile sp. TRM1-10 contains:
- a CDS encoding M28 family peptidase encodes the protein MKKLVCFFVLGYFLGTACHAQMMHPNNSKTSLFDESMLLQHIKALSSDAFEGRKTGTKGGEKAKKYIVNQFSAGHVLPLGKRYGQPFSFFHEGKHHNGVNVLGLIKGSLYPDKYIVISAHYDHEGIKNGQIYNGADDDASGVSALFSFAEYFKNNPPKHSVVLAAFDAEELGLQGSKYFVNHSIIPLKQIIVNLNMDMISRSDKNELFVVGTVYNETLKKVISNHKYSNKINFLTGHDEGNWKDNWTHASDHASFHKKKIPFLYFGVDDHEDYHEPTDDYENIQPEFYIEAVKVIMSVFEKIDVLTFPARF